The window CGCTGACGCCCGGCTTGCGAAGCTTCCAGTGCGTCCGGCGCTTGCGACCGCGCGTTGGCGAGTGACGTCGCTTGGGAACCGCCATCGGTGCGTCCCTCCTCTTGAGTTCGGACCGAAGCGCGCGGGCCGGCCGGGACCGGTCTGCGTGCGTCGGGTGCGGCCGTTCGACCGCGAAGCCTCAGGCGCGCGACTCGGTCGCGCAGCCGCAGGGCCCCTCGTTCAGTTCGGCTCCGCAACGGGGGCACAGCCCCCGACAATCGACCCGACAGGACGGAGCCATCGGAACTTCGAGCAAGAGCGCTTCGCGAACGTCCTCGCCCAGTTCCACCTGCCGGCCATCATGAAACCGCATGTAGTCATCACGTTCGAGATCTCCCTCTTGCTCGGGATGACGTCCGCGACCGGCGCGATCCGCGTGCACGACGACCGGAACTTCGAGGGCGAGATCGAACGACTTGAGACAACGGACACAGTCCAGACG of the Candidatus Eisenbacteria bacterium genome contains:
- a CDS encoding DUF177 domain-containing protein, giving the protein MVEGPAADLGLSDGEWPEPIRSDWSVDRSGEQVTARGEIHATARLDCVRCLKSFDLALEVPVVVHADRAGRGRHPEQEGDLERDDYMRFHDGRQVELGEDVREALLLEVPMAPSCRVDCRGLCPRCGAELNEGPCGCATESRA